The following is a genomic window from Bacteroidales bacterium.
TGTCATCCTAAACTGATTAATGAGGGCTGTCTGAGATTCAGGGATATGCTCAAACCTGACCTTCATATTGCATTGGGACTGGAGACTGTTAATCCGGAAGTCCTGAAAAAACTCAACAAACATCTGGTACCGGAGGATTTCAGCAAAACAGTCAACTTTCTGACTAAGAATAGAATAATGACCAGGGCTTTTATTCTTCTGAGGCCGCCATTTATGACAGAAACGGAAGGAATTGAATGGGCAGAAAGATCAATTGATTTTGCTTTTAATTCAGGAGTTGAATGCTGTACCGTTATACCTGTCAGAGGAGGAAACGGGGCAATGGAGATTTTGCAGAAGAGAGGTGATTTTTCACCTCCTGATATTCAATCTCTGGAAACTGTTTTAGAATATGGCATCAACCTTAAATCGGGGCGTGTTTTCGCTGATACCTGGGATCTGGGGCTCTTTACAAAATGTAACAAATGCACTGACCAGAGAACTATGCGGCTAACAGAGATGAATCTGAGTCAGACCATCCTACCAAAGGTTAAATGCGACTGTAATTATTAAGTATGAAAGCCATTAACCACAAAGTACACAAAGGAATCACGAAGGAACACAAAGGAAAAACCGTGTCTAATGGACTTCGTGTCCTTTGTGAATATTCCTTAGTGCCCTTTGTGGTTAATATTTTTAGGGTAAATGAGGTTCTGTAATTTAGAATCATTTTTGAGAGCAGGTAGCCATTTTATTCTAACTTTATTGCCGGGAAAAGAGACCCGGATCAGCAGACAGATATGAAATCAGTAATAAAACTATTCAGCATAATAATATTGTTCTCAGGATTACTGTTTACTTACAGCTGCGAATCAGATGTTTCGAAAAATGCTGAGCCGGAAAACCGGAAGCCTGATATTTTACCTGATTATATTGATGTAACAATACCTCCAAACATAGCTCCTATGAACTTCTCAGTTACAGAAAAAGGAAGTTCATACACCGTGATTGCAACAGCCGGGTCAGGAAGGAATCAGATTAAGATCAATTCATCCGACGGTATAATAAAGTTTCCTGAAAAAGCCTGGAAAAAGCTTCTTGAAGAAAGCATCGGGGACACCATAAAAATAAAGGTTTTCGCTTCACAAAAAGGAAAAAAGAAATCGGAAGCATTTAATTCCTTTTACATGGCTGTATCTGCTGATAAAATTGATCCCTACCTGGTCTACAGGCTCATTCATCCCGGTTATTACAGCTGGTCGAATATAAAGATCATGCAGCGGTCGGTTGAAAGCTTTTCTGAAGCTTCGATATTCGAAAACCAGATTATGGATAAAAACTGTGCAAACTGCCACTCTTTTAATAATAACAGTCCCGACAGGTTTATGATCCATATCCGCGGATCGCTTGGAGGAACCTATTTTGTAGAGGATGGGAAAATAACAAGAACTGATCCAAAAATAGATGCAATGCCTGGCACAGCAACATATCCATCATGGCATCCGGGTGGCCGGTTCATGGCATACTCCTCCAACCAGGTGCGACAGAGTTTCTATTCCCAGCCGGGAAAATATATTGAGGTATTCGATCTTGTTTCATCCCTGATCTTATTCGACAGAAAAAACAATGAGATCATTACTGTAACAGATAGTGATACAACCAACTACCTTCAAACTTTTCCATCTTGGTCACCTGATGGCAAATACCTGTACTTCTGCAGGGCACGACAGGTTATTAACAGTGCATATCCTGAACTTGAACAGATTGAAAATACTCATTACGATATTGCACGAAAATCATTTGATCCCGATACAAGGAAATTCGGAGATACTGAGGTCATTTTCAATGCAGCAGGAATAAGCAAGAGTGCATCATTCCCAAGAATCTCGCCTGATGGCAGGTTTATGGTTTTCACGCTTCACGATTATGGTACTTTTCCTATATGGCATAAAGAAGCTGATCTTTATCTGCTTGATATGCAAAGCGGTTTAGCTGAAAAAATGAATATAAACAGTGATAAGACAGAAAGCTATCACACATGGTCGTCAAATGGTAAATGGCTGGTATTCAGCAGTAAAAGAATTGATGGAAGAAGTGCCAGACCCCATTTTGCACATATCGATCCTGATGGTAAACAGGGAAAAGAGTTTGTACTGCCTCAGAAAGATCCCACACTTTATAACCGGATGCTTGAATCGTTCAATATTCCCGAATTCGTGACCGGCAAAATTAAAATGACACCGAGGGATTTCTTAGAGGCCTCAAAAC
Proteins encoded in this region:
- a CDS encoding radical SAM protein; this translates as MNENTEFALNDKWIKGNRGIKNPVDPFKPYGWLVEKERTASGRIEDTGIIFLTNSECQFHCLMCDLWKNTTDNPVPEGAIPAQIEWALKKMPGIKHVKLYNSGSFFDKRAIPEKDHEKIASLLETLETVIVECHPKLINEGCLRFRDMLKPDLHIALGLETVNPEVLKKLNKHLVPEDFSKTVNFLTKNRIMTRAFILLRPPFMTETEGIEWAERSIDFAFNSGVECCTVIPVRGGNGAMEILQKRGDFSPPDIQSLETVLEYGINLKSGRVFADTWDLGLFTKCNKCTDQRTMRLTEMNLSQTILPKVKCDCNY
- a CDS encoding PD40 domain-containing protein: MKSVIKLFSIIILFSGLLFTYSCESDVSKNAEPENRKPDILPDYIDVTIPPNIAPMNFSVTEKGSSYTVIATAGSGRNQIKINSSDGIIKFPEKAWKKLLEESIGDTIKIKVFASQKGKKKSEAFNSFYMAVSADKIDPYLVYRLIHPGYYSWSNIKIMQRSVESFSEASIFENQIMDKNCANCHSFNNNSPDRFMIHIRGSLGGTYFVEDGKITRTDPKIDAMPGTATYPSWHPGGRFMAYSSNQVRQSFYSQPGKYIEVFDLVSSLILFDRKNNEIITVTDSDTTNYLQTFPSWSPDGKYLYFCRARQVINSAYPELEQIENTHYDIARKSFDPDTRKFGDTEVIFNAAGISKSASFPRISPDGRFMVFTLHDYGTFPIWHKEADLYLLDMQSGLAEKMNINSDKTESYHTWSSNGKWLVFSSKRIDGRSARPHFAHIDPDGKQGKEFVLPQKDPTLYNRMLESFNIPEFVTGKIKMTPRDFLEASKQSPIKAKPGDALDAAKETNGRKKETVVNGNERLIHE